One genomic segment of Penaeus chinensis breed Huanghai No. 1 chromosome 13, ASM1920278v2, whole genome shotgun sequence includes these proteins:
- the LOC125031722 gene encoding tudor and KH domain-containing protein homolog: MEASRLRNFILPLGGALLLSGVAGTIYYYLTKKDDEDERVLPDTRNDQWMTAEVRVPTECVGLVIGRQGANVKLIQERTGTKISFGDEELDGHRICFIRGPEENVTTAQKLVFKAISDQPVIESTEMFVPQYSVGRIIGRSGESIRSVSRISGAKVDVERDEEQSQSVRSQEDMKRIVLKGSKEQIDAAKSLILEKVAEEEEMRQQIQASAVNMSMRARGRQAPLENGGSEAAMNGSMHQECLSMPGSDRFIETYVSAVDSASHFWLQVVGPRSIQLDKLVTEMTEYYEDEDNRELHLLEKVKKGDIVAAKFPHDDSWYRGQVCSYEPNEDDPSQGLVTVYYVDFGDTETIKMDCVFELRTDYLKLNFQAIECFLANIKPESVKGDEAADAFEELTYAAQWKVVMVKVVGYQQGGDKTMPCVRIIDTNGPTDIDVAEELVKRGLAEWTNGGSSTP; the protein is encoded by the exons ATGGAGGCTTCTCGTCTGAGGAACTTTATTTTACCCTTAGGAGGAGCTCTACTCTTATCTGGTGTCGCTGGAACGATCTACTATTACCTGACGAAGAAG gatgatgaagatgagcgTGTGTTGCCTGATACAAGAAATGATCAATGGATGACTGCAGAAGTGCGCGTCCCAACTGAATGTGTTGGTCTGGTCATAGGGCGACAGGGGGCCAACGTCAAACTCATCCAGGAGCGGACCGGTACAAAGATCAGCTTTGGAGATGAAG aacTTGATGGGCATAGAATATGTTTTATACGAGGCCCAGAAGAAAATGTCACCACAGCACAGAAACTGGTTTTCAAAGCCATTTCGGATCAGCCTGTCATCGAATCAACTGAAATGTTTGTTCCTCAG TACTCAGTTGGGCGGATTATTGGCAGAAGTGGTGAGAGCATAAGATCAGTGTCACGAATAAGCGGTGCAAAGGTTGATGTGGAAAGAGATGAGGAACAGTCGCAGTCAGTGAGAAGCCAAG AGGATATGAAGAGGATAGTGCTCAAAGGCAGCAAAGAACAGATAGATGCAGCCAAATCGCTGATCTTAGAGAAG gtggcagaggaggaggaaatgagacaaCAGATCCAGGCCTCGGCGGTTAACATGTCAATGAGAGCAAGAGGTCGCCAAGCTCCACTGGAAAATGGGGGCAGTGAG GCAGCCATGAATGGCTCTATGCACCAGGAGTGTCTGTCTATGCCAGGTAGTGATCGTTTTATTGAAACATATGTATCTGCAGTAGACTCGGCTTCACATTTTTGGCTTCAG GTTGTAGGACCAAGGTCCATCCAGCTAGATAAATTAGTGACAGAAATGACAGAGTATTACGAGGACGAAGACAACCGCGAACTCCATTTACTTGAAAAG GTGAAGAAAGGTGACATAGTAGCAGCCAAGTTCCCACATGATGACTCATGGTACAGAGGACAAGTTTGCAGTTATGAGCCCAATGAGGACGACCCTTCTCAGGGGCTGGTCACGGTGTACTACGTCGACTTTGGAGATACAGAAACCATCAAAATGGATTGCGTGTTTGAGCTCAGAACAGATTATCTTAAGCTCAACTTTCAAGCAATTGAATGCTTTTTAGCAAACATTAAACCTGA AAGTGTGAAAGGGGACGAGGCTGCAGATGCCTTTGAAGAACTGACCTATGCAGCCCAGTGGAAAGTAGTAATGGTGAAAGTAGTTGGTTACCAGCAAGGAGGCGACAAGACTATGCCATGTGTCCGTATCATAGACACCAATGGTCCTACA GACATTGATGTTGCTGAAGAATTGGTGAAAAGAGGATTAGCAGAATGGACGAATGGGGGATCTTCCACTCCGTAG